In Erythrobacter sp. F6033, a single genomic region encodes these proteins:
- a CDS encoding Glu/Leu/Phe/Val dehydrogenase dimerization domain-containing protein, whose amino-acid sequence MTAFWTEPDFDDHEMVHIVRDRASGLMAIIAVHSTHLGPGAGGTRFWHYPEPKDAVRDALRLSRGMSYKNAMAGLPMGGGKAVILADDARTKTPELLAAFGDAVEGLGGKYVTAEDVGISEADMVAVAKRTAHVSGLPVSGNNAAGGDPGPFTAMGIYLGIKAAVRHKLGKDSVEGVHVAVQGTGSVGGGVAKLLAKDGAKLTLADINADRAAALAEEIGGKAVDAEAILTTPCDVLSPNALGAILDEKSIASLDTAIVAGGANNQLARAHHGKALFERDILFAPDYVINAGGIISVATEYLARRDGKTARVSEVNTRIATIPEKLEQVWQKSDETRVSPDVVADRMAQDLIGRG is encoded by the coding sequence ATGACCGCATTCTGGACAGAACCGGATTTTGACGATCACGAGATGGTGCACATCGTGCGCGATCGAGCCAGTGGTCTGATGGCGATTATTGCGGTCCATTCAACTCATCTCGGCCCAGGTGCTGGCGGCACACGGTTCTGGCACTATCCCGAGCCAAAGGACGCTGTTCGCGATGCGTTGCGCCTGTCGCGGGGCATGAGTTACAAGAACGCGATGGCTGGCCTGCCCATGGGCGGCGGCAAAGCAGTGATCCTTGCCGATGATGCCCGCACCAAGACACCGGAGTTGCTCGCTGCGTTCGGCGATGCAGTCGAAGGGTTGGGCGGCAAATATGTGACCGCAGAAGATGTTGGCATTAGCGAAGCCGATATGGTTGCCGTGGCAAAACGCACCGCGCATGTTTCCGGCCTTCCAGTGTCTGGCAACAACGCAGCGGGCGGCGATCCCGGCCCGTTCACGGCGATGGGCATTTATCTCGGCATCAAAGCCGCCGTCCGACATAAGCTCGGCAAGGACAGCGTCGAGGGCGTGCATGTCGCGGTGCAAGGCACTGGCAGTGTCGGCGGCGGTGTCGCCAAATTGCTCGCCAAGGACGGCGCGAAATTAACGCTTGCAGATATCAATGCCGATCGCGCCGCAGCGCTTGCTGAGGAAATCGGCGGTAAGGCTGTCGATGCCGAGGCCATCCTGACGACACCGTGCGACGTGCTCAGCCCGAACGCGCTGGGCGCTATCTTGGACGAAAAATCCATCGCATCGCTCGACACGGCAATTGTTGCGGGCGGGGCGAATAATCAACTGGCGCGCGCGCATCATGGCAAGGCTCTGTTTGAGCGCGACATCCTGTTTGCTCCAGATTATGTCATCAATGCGGGCGGTATTATCTCGGTCGCAACAGAATATCTTGCTCGCCGTGACGGGAAAACTGCGCGCGTAAGCGAAGTGAACACACGCATTGCAACGATCCCGGAAAAGCTTGAGCAAGTCTGGCAGAAGAGCGATGAAACACGTGTTTCGCCAGATGTCGTTGCAGACCGCATGGCTCAGGATTTGATCGGGCGCGGATAA
- a CDS encoding 2OG-Fe(II) oxygenase → MPVPGDSSIEVLRSHPGVRRVPSPKIEMVVVPKFLPADLCADLIHLIETDRRPSTLADYNGDALFRTSETCDMKAEEPAVREVERLLHELTGIDPAHGETLQGQRYEVGQEFKQHTDWFNPDGPDWEKFCSTAGQRTWTFMAYLNTVEAGGTTRFKSIGKKIEPELGKLVGWNNRNPDGSGNVNTLHHAMKVRKGMKYVITKWYREKPWG, encoded by the coding sequence ATGCCTGTACCCGGTGATTCCTCAATAGAAGTTCTGCGATCGCACCCTGGCGTGCGCCGCGTACCGTCTCCGAAAATCGAAATGGTTGTGGTGCCAAAGTTTCTACCGGCCGATCTGTGCGCCGATCTGATTCACCTGATCGAAACCGACCGCCGCCCTTCCACTCTGGCCGATTACAACGGAGACGCTTTATTCCGCACCAGCGAGACATGCGACATGAAGGCCGAAGAGCCCGCCGTGCGGGAAGTCGAGCGATTGCTCCATGAATTGACGGGTATTGACCCGGCGCATGGCGAGACGTTGCAAGGACAACGCTATGAAGTTGGGCAAGAGTTCAAGCAGCACACCGACTGGTTCAATCCCGATGGCCCCGATTGGGAGAAGTTTTGCAGTACGGCAGGCCAACGCACGTGGACATTTATGGCGTACCTCAACACTGTCGAAGCAGGCGGAACCACACGGTTCAAGTCAATTGGCAAGAAGATTGAGCCAGAGCTGGGTAAGCTGGTTGGCTGGAACAACCGCAACCCCGATGGAAGCGGTAATGTGAACACGCTCCATCACGCGATGAAGGTCCGCAAGGGCATGAAGTACGTGATCACAAAGTGGTATCGTGAAAAGCCTTGGGGGTAA
- the rpmE gene encoding 50S ribosomal protein L31 — translation MKAEGHPQYHTIKVKMTDGTEFETRSTWGSEGDTLALEIDPTSHPAWTGGKQQLQEGGRVAAFNKRFGGLSLKK, via the coding sequence ATGAAAGCCGAAGGGCACCCACAATATCACACCATCAAGGTCAAAATGACCGATGGTACCGAGTTTGAAACCCGCTCGACTTGGGGCAGCGAAGGCGACACTCTCGCTCTTGAAATCGACCCAACCAGCCACCCGGCATGGACCGGTGGCAAACAGCAGCTTCAAGAAGGTGGCCGTGTTGCCGCGTTCAACAAGCGCTTTGGCGGACTCAGCCTCAAGAAGTAA
- the fabZ gene encoding 3-hydroxyacyl-ACP dehydratase FabZ, giving the protein MSDQPETSETPKEPIVDYDIHKILKALPHRYPLLLVDRVKSIHLNERIHAVKAVSMNEEFFQGHFPGAPIMPGVLQIEALAQAAAILGIETLELSGTGKLVIFMGIDGAKFRAPVTPGCLLDLEVEFLQQRRTIYKFKGKASVEGKTTCETEFTAMIADPPQG; this is encoded by the coding sequence ATGAGCGACCAACCGGAAACATCGGAAACGCCAAAAGAGCCAATTGTGGATTATGACATTCACAAAATTCTGAAGGCTCTGCCTCACCGTTACCCGCTTTTGCTGGTGGATCGGGTCAAATCGATCCACCTCAACGAACGCATCCATGCGGTGAAAGCCGTCAGCATGAACGAGGAGTTTTTTCAGGGGCATTTCCCTGGCGCTCCGATTATGCCTGGTGTGCTTCAGATTGAGGCTTTGGCTCAGGCGGCCGCGATACTTGGCATTGAAACGCTGGAGCTTTCCGGCACCGGCAAGCTCGTCATCTTCATGGGTATCGACGGCGCAAAGTTCCGCGCTCCGGTCACGCCGGGCTGTTTACTCGACCTTGAAGTGGAATTCCTCCAGCAACGCCGGACGATCTACAAATTCAAAGGCAAAGCGAGCGTCGAGGGCAAGACAACCTGCGAGACTGAATTCACCGCAATGATCGCTGATCCGCCTCAGGGCTGA
- a CDS encoding OmpH family outer membrane protein has product MKSVVKLLAPAGLALAALATTAPAVAQVEGKIATANVARAILGTTALQTAYQQVNTTYAAQLETRRTKQQELSTLLQPFDTNGNGQIEDAELPAVQSSPNVTQIGTLEAEIATINQQVNNARIFAVEQILRQYPIALQEIATAQQIQVVFEPEAIQFGGENLDITPLIVTSLNTKIPTAGIVPPANYRPSRQGATIFQEIQQTLITAQLIQQQQAAQQQQQPSTETPQGR; this is encoded by the coding sequence ATGAAATCAGTAGTCAAACTTCTCGCTCCTGCTGGCCTTGCGCTCGCAGCTCTTGCCACCACCGCGCCAGCAGTCGCTCAGGTAGAGGGCAAGATTGCCACGGCAAATGTCGCCCGCGCCATCCTCGGCACGACTGCCCTGCAAACCGCCTACCAGCAGGTCAACACGACCTATGCGGCACAATTGGAAACGCGCCGGACCAAGCAGCAGGAGCTCTCTACGTTGCTGCAGCCGTTCGATACCAATGGCAATGGCCAGATCGAAGATGCAGAGCTTCCAGCGGTTCAGAGTTCTCCGAACGTCACACAGATCGGCACGCTTGAAGCGGAAATTGCGACGATCAACCAGCAGGTGAACAACGCGCGCATCTTTGCTGTTGAACAGATCCTTCGTCAGTATCCTATCGCCCTTCAAGAGATCGCGACGGCTCAGCAAATCCAAGTCGTCTTCGAACCGGAAGCAATTCAATTCGGAGGTGAGAATCTTGACATCACCCCGCTCATCGTAACTTCGCTGAACACCAAGATCCCGACAGCCGGTATCGTTCCGCCTGCAAATTATCGTCCAAGCCGTCAGGGTGCTACGATCTTTCAGGAGATCCAGCAGACTTTGATCACTGCACAGCTGATTCAACAGCAGCAAGCGGCTCAGCAGCAACAGCAGCCAAGCACGGAAACGCCGCAGGGCCGCTAA
- the bamA gene encoding outer membrane protein assembly factor BamA, whose amino-acid sequence MLAGVPYSASAQDTTGDATAAGTAQPAPAPAPAPAPSANVIRTISVSGAERLEPTTILSYIRMRVGQEYTSAAADEALKDLGATELFSSFSIRNDSGNVVITVTENPVINRIVLEGNDRLKSDKILPEIKLSPRQIFTRSKVRADVARIVELYKRQGRFAAVVEPKMVQLPQNRVDVVFEITEGPKSKVRQINIIGNEVFSDSKLRGEMVTKQARFSRFFSSNTSYDPDRLAFDQQKLRQFYLTEGYADFRVVSAVAELTPDQEDFIITYVVEEGERYNFGNVEVESQLRDFDSDLMSTQLPMQSGDFYNAKSVEDTVEQLTELAGRFGYAFADVQPRFNRNKDDKTMDITFILRQADRTYVERVDVNGNTLTQDKVLRREFRLSEGDAFNSLGVQRTTARINSLGYFQENFEVTQTEGSAPDRIILEANVEEQPTGELQFSAGFSSIEQFILAGSIRQRNFRGRGQTIGLSLNYSQFSRSAQISFTEPYVFDRNISAGIDIYRRDISSFNFNNRDRNTTFEQATTGFAVRLGVPLTEFMSLVGSYTLNYDEVGLDENLFFSDLNGDGIRECDPLLAGRFLCDALGDRLSSILGVSLSYNTLNSRLRPTRGRNVSLSTEFAGLGGDVRYLRFRGRAQQFWNVRNSGFIFSLSAEGGTVIPLADRGPGVDDVLLTDRFFLGEPQFRGFDIRGVGPRILTQPYVTDGDGNRVPITDRDSVRDDAIGGRNYYLARAELELPLGTGARELGLRPSIWLDVGALWGVDAPLLQDNPNGLQNVDGNGDPIFIETVTTTNTDGTTSTTQVATINPIAADGVTANVPSIRANSAIREVFLGNSPTPRITAGIGVNWNSPFGPFRIDLAQSIRSVEGDDEKQFTFNVGTQF is encoded by the coding sequence ATGCTTGCTGGCGTGCCGTATTCTGCATCCGCACAGGATACGACTGGCGATGCTACGGCTGCCGGTACAGCGCAGCCTGCGCCAGCACCTGCACCGGCGCCTGCTCCATCAGCAAACGTCATTCGCACGATCAGCGTATCGGGTGCCGAGCGGTTGGAGCCGACAACGATCCTGAGCTACATCCGTATGCGCGTCGGCCAGGAATATACCTCGGCAGCAGCGGATGAGGCTCTCAAAGATCTCGGCGCGACTGAACTTTTCTCAAGCTTCTCGATCCGAAACGACAGCGGGAATGTTGTCATTACCGTCACAGAAAATCCGGTCATAAACCGGATCGTTTTGGAAGGTAATGATCGGCTGAAGAGCGACAAGATCCTGCCAGAGATCAAATTGTCGCCGCGCCAGATTTTTACCCGCTCCAAGGTTCGCGCCGACGTGGCCCGGATTGTTGAGCTTTACAAACGCCAAGGGCGCTTTGCCGCTGTGGTCGAGCCAAAAATGGTTCAGCTTCCGCAGAACCGCGTTGATGTTGTGTTTGAAATTACCGAGGGGCCGAAATCTAAGGTCCGTCAGATCAACATTATCGGCAACGAGGTGTTTTCTGACAGCAAGCTGCGCGGTGAAATGGTCACCAAGCAAGCACGCTTCTCTCGCTTCTTTAGCTCAAATACCAGCTACGATCCCGATCGTCTCGCGTTTGACCAACAGAAACTGCGCCAATTCTACCTGACCGAAGGTTATGCCGATTTCCGCGTGGTTTCTGCGGTAGCTGAGCTTACGCCGGATCAAGAAGACTTCATCATCACCTATGTCGTTGAAGAAGGTGAACGCTACAATTTCGGCAATGTCGAAGTGGAAAGCCAGCTTCGCGACTTTGACAGCGATTTGATGAGCACGCAGCTGCCGATGCAAAGCGGCGATTTCTACAACGCGAAATCGGTTGAAGACACGGTAGAGCAACTGACCGAGCTAGCGGGTCGGTTTGGTTATGCTTTCGCAGACGTGCAGCCACGTTTTAATCGCAACAAAGACGATAAAACGATGGATATCACCTTTATCCTTCGTCAAGCGGACCGCACCTATGTTGAGCGGGTCGATGTGAACGGCAACACGCTGACGCAGGACAAAGTTCTGCGCCGTGAGTTCCGCCTGTCGGAAGGCGATGCGTTTAACTCGTTGGGTGTCCAGCGTACGACTGCGCGTATCAACTCGCTCGGGTACTTCCAGGAAAACTTCGAGGTCACCCAGACTGAGGGCAGCGCGCCTGACCGGATTATTCTCGAAGCGAACGTGGAAGAACAGCCGACCGGCGAATTGCAATTCTCCGCTGGCTTCTCGTCGATCGAACAGTTCATTCTTGCCGGTTCAATCCGCCAGAGAAACTTCCGTGGGCGCGGTCAGACAATCGGGCTGAGCCTGAACTATTCGCAGTTCTCGCGCTCAGCGCAGATCAGCTTTACTGAACCGTATGTGTTTGATCGCAACATCTCGGCTGGTATCGATATTTACCGCCGCGATATCAGCAGCTTCAACTTCAACAACCGGGACCGGAATACAACCTTCGAACAGGCGACCACTGGTTTCGCGGTTCGTCTTGGTGTGCCGCTGACCGAGTTTATGTCTCTCGTAGGCAGCTACACGTTGAATTATGATGAAGTTGGTCTGGACGAGAACCTCTTCTTCTCCGATTTGAACGGCGACGGTATCAGAGAATGCGACCCGCTTCTGGCTGGACGGTTCCTGTGTGATGCGCTCGGTGATCGGCTTAGCTCAATCTTGGGCGTTAGCCTGAGCTACAACACACTCAACTCGCGCCTGCGCCCAACACGCGGTCGCAATGTATCGCTCAGCACCGAGTTTGCAGGTCTTGGCGGCGATGTGCGCTATCTGCGTTTCCGTGGCCGTGCCCAGCAGTTCTGGAATGTACGCAATAGCGGCTTTATCTTCTCGCTCTCGGCTGAGGGTGGCACTGTTATCCCGCTTGCCGATCGCGGTCCGGGCGTCGACGATGTGTTGCTTACAGACCGTTTCTTCCTTGGCGAACCCCAGTTCCGCGGGTTTGACATTCGCGGTGTAGGTCCGCGTATTCTGACCCAGCCATATGTGACCGATGGTGATGGTAATCGTGTGCCAATCACAGACCGCGATTCGGTTCGTGATGACGCAATCGGTGGTCGCAATTATTATCTTGCACGCGCTGAACTCGAATTGCCGCTTGGCACTGGAGCACGTGAGCTTGGCCTGCGTCCTTCTATCTGGTTGGATGTCGGCGCGCTGTGGGGCGTTGATGCGCCATTGCTTCAAGATAACCCCAACGGTCTTCAGAATGTTGATGGTAACGGTGATCCGATCTTTATCGAAACTGTCACAACTACAAATACTGACGGTACGACATCGACCACACAGGTCGCGACGATCAATCCGATCGCAGCTGACGGCGTGACCGCTAACGTCCCAAGTATTCGCGCGAACAGCGCGATCCGCGAGGTATTCCTCGGAAATTCACCCACTCCGCGTATTACCGCGGGCATCGGGGTAAACTGGAACTCGCCATTCGGGCCGTTCCGTATCGATCTCGCTCAATCGATCCGCAGTGTCGAGGGCGATGATGAGAAACAATTCACGTTTAACGTAGGAACTCAGTTCTAA
- the rseP gene encoding RIP metalloprotease RseP, with the protein MPLFESPPFWMYIVGFLFVLGPLITLHELGHYLVGRWFGVKAEAFSVGFGKEIWGRTDKHGTRWKLSALPLGGYVQFKGDMNPASAPDTQGNANATPEQSEGNFHHAALWKRALIVAAGPVTNLLITFALFATLFAVYGKVTIVGAEDSRIVGEFSETSVAKAAGIELGDKIVAIDKEPVEDFESIRREVALYPERAMVVTVERDGATMDFPLTTARVTQTDTFGNTSDIGLLGVGPYGGEYVLEEVGVLESVPVAVAHTGDVFSMMLTGIKQILTGERSIKELGGPIKIAKYSGEQMSLGLTTFVNFVALISLNLAFINILPIPALDGGHLAFYAAEAVRKKPVGPQATEWAYRTGIALVLVFMVVVTFNDVTSLSIFGAIFG; encoded by the coding sequence ATGCCCTTGTTTGAATCGCCCCCTTTCTGGATGTACATCGTCGGGTTCCTGTTTGTGTTGGGTCCGCTCATCACGCTTCACGAACTCGGTCATTATCTCGTCGGGCGCTGGTTCGGCGTGAAGGCAGAAGCATTCTCGGTCGGGTTCGGCAAAGAGATTTGGGGGCGCACCGATAAACACGGCACACGCTGGAAGTTGTCCGCATTGCCGCTGGGCGGATATGTTCAGTTCAAAGGCGATATGAATCCCGCTTCTGCGCCCGATACTCAGGGTAATGCCAATGCCACTCCGGAACAGAGCGAAGGCAATTTCCATCACGCGGCACTATGGAAGCGCGCGCTGATTGTTGCTGCTGGGCCGGTCACAAACTTACTCATTACCTTCGCGCTCTTTGCGACGCTTTTTGCTGTTTACGGCAAAGTGACCATCGTTGGTGCTGAGGATTCGCGCATTGTCGGTGAGTTTTCTGAGACGTCTGTTGCGAAGGCGGCTGGCATTGAACTCGGCGATAAAATCGTTGCTATCGACAAAGAGCCGGTTGAGGATTTCGAATCTATCCGACGCGAAGTTGCTCTTTATCCAGAACGCGCGATGGTCGTAACTGTCGAGCGTGACGGTGCGACAATGGACTTTCCGCTCACCACTGCGCGGGTCACGCAGACGGACACATTTGGCAATACGAGCGACATCGGCTTGCTTGGCGTCGGCCCTTATGGCGGCGAATATGTGCTTGAAGAAGTGGGCGTTCTTGAATCGGTTCCCGTAGCAGTTGCGCACACCGGTGATGTATTTTCAATGATGCTGACAGGCATCAAGCAAATCCTAACTGGCGAGCGCTCGATCAAGGAATTGGGCGGTCCGATCAAGATCGCAAAATACTCTGGCGAGCAGATGAGCCTTGGCCTTACGACCTTTGTGAATTTCGTTGCTTTGATCTCGCTTAACTTGGCATTCATCAACATCTTGCCAATCCCCGCTCTCGACGGAGGCCATCTCGCTTTCTACGCAGCCGAAGCGGTGCGGAAAAAGCCGGTGGGACCGCAAGCAACAGAATGGGCATACCGCACAGGCATTGCGCTGGTGTTGGTGTTTATGGTGGTGGTCACGTTCAACGATGTAACGTCGTTGTCTATCTTCGGGGCGATCTTTGGCTAG
- the dxr gene encoding 1-deoxy-D-xylulose-5-phosphate reductoisomerase, with translation MKRSITILGATGSIGASTLDLIRRNPDKWQVDTLTANCSAAELASLAREFGAKWAAVGDESCLGELRSALAGADTETAGGATALCEAAARPVDMCVAAIVGCAGLGPVMAAVERGGTIALANKEALVSAGEVLTAAVTKHGATLLPTDSEHNAIFQCLAGNDLSEVSRITLTASGGPLRTWTPEQLEAATPEQAVAHPNWSMGAKISVDSATMMNKGLEFIEAHHLFPVGLDKLRIVVHPQSVIHSMVEYQDRSTLAQLGPSDMRVPIASCLAWPTRMETPLEPLDLAAIGELTFHPTDETRFPATRLARNAIEAGGAAPAILNAANEIAVAAFLDGQIGFMRITAVVEDTLSRYTATAPANLEDVLAIDAEARIRARQSLESHALV, from the coding sequence GTGAAACGTTCAATCACAATTCTCGGCGCTACTGGATCAATTGGTGCATCGACACTCGATCTGATCCGGCGCAATCCGGACAAATGGCAGGTTGATACGCTCACGGCGAATTGTTCAGCGGCGGAGCTTGCGAGCCTAGCGCGCGAATTTGGTGCAAAGTGGGCGGCCGTCGGTGACGAGAGTTGTCTCGGTGAACTGCGTTCTGCGTTGGCGGGCGCCGATACTGAAACCGCTGGCGGTGCGACAGCGCTTTGCGAGGCAGCGGCACGTCCAGTCGATATGTGCGTCGCCGCTATTGTAGGCTGTGCAGGGCTAGGTCCGGTTATGGCGGCAGTCGAACGCGGCGGTACCATTGCATTGGCCAACAAAGAGGCACTTGTCTCTGCTGGTGAAGTCCTGACGGCGGCGGTTACGAAGCATGGCGCGACGCTGCTTCCGACAGACAGCGAGCACAATGCCATTTTCCAGTGCCTTGCGGGCAATGACTTAAGCGAAGTGTCGCGGATCACCCTTACCGCAAGTGGTGGTCCGCTGCGGACCTGGACGCCTGAGCAGCTTGAGGCCGCGACCCCTGAGCAGGCGGTCGCGCATCCTAACTGGTCCATGGGCGCAAAGATCAGCGTCGATTCGGCGACGATGATGAACAAGGGCCTCGAATTTATCGAAGCTCATCACCTTTTCCCGGTTGGTCTCGATAAGCTGCGTATCGTTGTGCATCCGCAAAGCGTGATTCATTCGATGGTTGAGTATCAGGACCGCTCAACTCTGGCACAGCTAGGTCCATCCGATATGCGCGTGCCGATTGCGTCCTGCCTTGCTTGGCCAACGCGGATGGAGACGCCGCTTGAGCCATTGGATTTGGCGGCAATCGGCGAACTGACTTTCCACCCAACCGATGAAACCCGCTTTCCTGCGACGCGGCTGGCCCGCAATGCGATCGAAGCAGGCGGGGCCGCTCCCGCAATCCTCAATGCGGCAAACGAGATCGCCGTTGCTGCATTTCTCGATGGTCAGATCGGGTTCATGCGCATTACGGCAGTGGTAGAGGACACGTTGAGCCGTTATACGGCCACCGCGCCAGCCAATCTGGAAGATGTGCTGGCCATCGACGCGGAAGCGCGCATCCGCGCCCGCCAATCATTAGAGAGCCATGCCCTTGTTTGA
- a CDS encoding phosphatidate cytidylyltransferase, with translation MAGVKDRLDEITNKALEASGAKPAREVKGVADLPLRLVSGVLMVLVVSVALWLGGWFWVGFVSLLAGLVLWEWNRLVHKFGVSALSEVTWLFFGAAYVSAAGLALIQVRMTHSPIEVLLVFLAPVVAVDVGAYFMGRAVGGPKIAPSISPSKTWAGLLGGALAASALGIGIELADFGPAAGDGFAWLSVGTAIVAGTLIAVLAQTGDFFESWMKRRAGVKDSSNLIPGHGGVFDRADGFLAVYFVLFVVAVAPALLGM, from the coding sequence ATGGCGGGCGTTAAAGACCGTTTGGACGAAATTACCAACAAAGCACTCGAAGCTTCGGGTGCAAAGCCCGCCCGAGAAGTGAAGGGCGTGGCCGACTTACCGCTACGTCTCGTCTCCGGTGTCCTGATGGTCCTGGTAGTCAGCGTAGCGCTGTGGCTCGGCGGCTGGTTCTGGGTTGGATTTGTATCGCTATTGGCAGGTCTGGTTCTTTGGGAATGGAACCGACTGGTTCACAAATTTGGCGTTTCGGCCTTGTCAGAGGTGACATGGCTGTTTTTTGGCGCGGCTTATGTCAGTGCTGCGGGCTTAGCCTTGATCCAAGTCCGAATGACACACAGTCCAATTGAGGTTCTGTTGGTCTTCCTTGCCCCCGTGGTGGCCGTAGACGTGGGCGCATATTTCATGGGGCGCGCTGTTGGCGGGCCGAAGATTGCCCCCTCGATCAGCCCTTCGAAAACATGGGCAGGATTGCTTGGCGGTGCACTCGCCGCGAGCGCGCTTGGAATTGGTATCGAGCTAGCTGATTTTGGCCCGGCCGCCGGTGATGGCTTTGCTTGGCTCAGTGTCGGAACGGCTATCGTAGCAGGCACGCTCATCGCTGTGCTCGCGCAAACTGGCGATTTCTTTGAAAGCTGGATGAAACGCCGCGCCGGGGTGAAGGATTCGAGCAATTTGATCCCTGGGCATGGCGGCGTGTTTGATCGGGCAGACGGGTTTCTTGCTGTATACTTCGTGCTGTTTGTGGTGGCGGTAGCGCCAGCTTTGCTGGGGATGTGA
- the uppS gene encoding polyprenyl diphosphate synthase yields MGEGPAQTDGRARHVAIIMDGNGRWAKKRALPRAVGHQRGVEAVRRLVRGLEPMGLDCITLYAFSSENWKRSEDEVDDLMNLMRKFIKSDLPDFVANDVKLKIIGDWRGLAPDIVAMLEDALEQTSKGTKTLAVALNYGGQDEIVRAAAKAAEIGEVTAQSIAANLDTHDLPPLDLLIRTSGEIRLSNFLLWQAAYAEMLFVDTLWPDFKPEHLAEALDDFAKRERRYGGR; encoded by the coding sequence ATGGGCGAGGGTCCCGCTCAGACAGACGGACGTGCGCGCCATGTTGCCATCATTATGGATGGGAATGGCCGGTGGGCGAAGAAACGCGCGCTACCTCGCGCTGTCGGGCATCAGCGCGGAGTTGAGGCAGTGCGCCGGCTTGTTCGCGGGCTTGAGCCGATGGGCCTCGATTGCATAACGCTGTATGCGTTCTCTTCGGAAAACTGGAAGCGATCTGAAGATGAAGTCGATGATTTAATGAACTTGATGCGCAAGTTCATTAAATCGGACCTGCCAGATTTTGTCGCCAATGACGTGAAGCTCAAGATTATCGGCGACTGGCGCGGTCTTGCTCCGGACATCGTGGCAATGCTTGAAGACGCGCTGGAGCAGACGTCGAAAGGCACGAAAACACTTGCGGTCGCTTTGAACTATGGTGGGCAAGACGAAATCGTTCGAGCCGCGGCCAAAGCCGCCGAGATCGGCGAAGTCACGGCGCAATCCATCGCGGCTAACCTAGATACGCATGATCTTCCGCCGCTGGATCTGTTGATCCGCACCAGCGGTGAAATAAGGCTGTCCAACTTCCTCTTGTGGCAAGCTGCCTATGCTGAAATGCTGTTTGTCGACACACTATGGCCGGACTTCAAACCCGAGCATCTCGCCGAAGCGCTCGATGATTTTGCCAAGCGGGAGCGACGTTATGGCGGGCGTTAA
- the frr gene encoding ribosome recycling factor: MPQYDKADIERRMNGAVEALKGDLGGLRTGRANVSLLDPVVCEVYGAMMPLSQVATVSAPEARMLSVQVWDKTNVSAVEKGISKANLGLNPMTDGQTIRLPMPDLTEERRKELAKLAGQYAEKSKIAIRNVRRDGMEDLKADEKKKEISEDDRKRLEDEVQKLTDKFVADADEAAVKKEQEILTQ, translated from the coding sequence ATGCCGCAATATGACAAGGCCGATATCGAGCGCCGCATGAATGGTGCCGTTGAAGCGCTGAAAGGCGATTTGGGCGGTCTGCGTACCGGCCGTGCCAATGTGAGCCTGCTCGACCCCGTAGTCTGCGAAGTCTATGGTGCGATGATGCCGCTAAGCCAGGTCGCAACAGTGTCCGCTCCAGAGGCGCGCATGCTCAGCGTTCAGGTGTGGGACAAAACCAATGTTTCTGCCGTAGAAAAAGGCATCTCCAAAGCCAATCTCGGCCTCAATCCGATGACGGATGGCCAGACCATTCGCCTGCCGATGCCCGATCTCACCGAAGAGCGGCGCAAGGAGCTTGCCAAGCTCGCCGGTCAGTATGCAGAGAAATCAAAGATTGCGATCCGCAATGTACGCCGCGACGGTATGGAAGATCTCAAAGCTGACGAGAAGAAGAAAGAGATCTCCGAGGATGATCGTAAGCGGTTGGAAGATGAAGTTCAGAAGTTGACCGATAAATTCGTCGCCGATGCTGACGAAGCAGCGGTCAAAAAAGAACAAGAAATCCTGACCCAGTAA